The Pseudomonas orientalis genome contains a region encoding:
- the hutH gene encoding histidine ammonia-lyase, whose protein sequence is MPQATTIIIADTPMRWQDVAAVARHGAVLELSSQAWARIDNAQAVVQCIVASGERAYGVNTGLGALCNVSLEGEQLSQLSRNTLLSHACGVGPVLSDEQTRAIICAAIINYSHGKSGLHRQVVQALLALLNHGITPQVPSQGSVGYLTHMAHVGVALLGVGNVSYRGQVVTAQEALAAEGLQPVVLGAKDGLCLVNGTPCMTGLSCLALADAHHLLQWADVIGAMSFEAQRGQIDAFDAEIIALKPHAGMQEVGRNLRALLDGSEVIATSRDIRTQDALSIRSIPQIHGAARDQVAHATRQIETELNSATDNPLVLGTPDNYRVVSQANPHGQSVALAADLLAIAMAEIGSVAERRLDRLINPHVSGLPAFLVSNPGVNSGMMIVQYVAASLCGQNRQLAQPAVLDNFVTSGLQEDHLSMGTNAALKLHQVLLNVTQILAIEYLLAAQAFEFLKGQRFGAGTDRAWRLLREVVPAYEQDRWLAPDIAAAADLIKDTASPNLY, encoded by the coding sequence ATGCCCCAGGCAACAACAATCATCATCGCCGACACCCCAATGCGCTGGCAGGACGTCGCCGCCGTCGCCCGCCACGGCGCAGTGCTCGAACTTTCGAGCCAGGCTTGGGCACGGATCGACAATGCCCAGGCCGTCGTGCAGTGCATCGTCGCCAGCGGCGAACGCGCGTATGGCGTGAACACAGGCCTGGGCGCGCTGTGCAACGTGTCGCTGGAGGGCGAGCAACTGAGCCAGTTGTCGCGCAACACCTTGCTCAGCCACGCCTGCGGCGTCGGCCCTGTCTTGAGCGACGAGCAGACCCGCGCGATCATCTGCGCCGCCATCATCAACTACAGCCACGGCAAATCCGGCCTGCATCGGCAAGTGGTGCAGGCGCTGCTGGCGCTGCTCAACCACGGCATCACGCCCCAAGTACCGTCCCAGGGCTCGGTGGGCTACCTGACCCACATGGCCCATGTCGGCGTGGCGCTGCTCGGCGTCGGCAACGTCAGCTATCGCGGCCAGGTTGTGACCGCACAAGAAGCCTTGGCCGCCGAAGGTTTGCAGCCCGTCGTCCTGGGCGCCAAGGACGGCCTGTGCCTGGTCAACGGCACGCCGTGCATGACCGGCCTGAGCTGCCTGGCCCTGGCCGATGCGCATCACTTGCTGCAATGGGCCGACGTGATCGGCGCCATGAGTTTCGAAGCCCAGCGCGGCCAGATCGATGCCTTCGACGCAGAAATCATTGCCCTCAAGCCCCATGCGGGCATGCAGGAAGTCGGGCGTAACCTGCGCGCCTTGCTCGACGGCAGCGAAGTGATCGCCACCAGCCGGGACATCCGTACCCAGGACGCCCTGAGCATCCGCTCGATCCCGCAGATCCACGGCGCGGCGCGCGATCAGGTGGCGCACGCCACCCGCCAGATCGAGACCGAACTCAACAGCGCCACCGACAACCCGCTGGTCCTCGGCACGCCGGACAACTACCGCGTAGTGTCCCAGGCCAACCCCCACGGCCAGTCCGTGGCGCTGGCGGCCGACCTGCTGGCGATTGCCATGGCCGAAATCGGCTCGGTGGCCGAACGTCGCCTGGACCGCCTGATCAACCCGCACGTCAGCGGCTTGCCGGCGTTCCTGGTGAGCAACCCCGGGGTCAACTCCGGGATGATGATCGTGCAGTACGTCGCCGCGTCGTTGTGCGGGCAGAACCGCCAATTGGCGCAACCGGCGGTGCTCGACAACTTCGTCACCTCGGGCCTGCAGGAAGACCACTTGAGCATGGGCACCAATGCGGCGCTCAAGCTGCATCAGGTATTGCTCAACGTTACCCAGATTCTGGCCATCGAATACCTGCTGGCGGCCCAGGCGTTCGAGTTTCTCAAGGGCCAGCGCTTCGGCGCCGGCACCGACCGCGCCTGGCGCCTGCTGCGCGAAGTGGTTCCGGCTTACGAGCAGGACCGCTGGCTGGCGCCGGATATTGCCGCGGCCGCCGACCTGATCAAAGACACCGCATCACCGAATTTGTATTGA
- the hutH gene encoding histidine ammonia-lyase, with translation MNVTALTLIPGQLSLAQLRAIYQQPVTLSLDDSATAQIEASVACVEQILAENRTAYGINTGFGLLASTRIASEDLENLQRSLVLSHAAGVGEPISDALVRLVMVLKVNSLSRGFSGIRRQVIDALIALINAEVYPHIPLKGSVGASGDLAPLAHMSLVLLGEGKARYKGEWLEATDALKVAGLTPLTLAAKEGLALLNGTQVSTAYALRGLFEGEDLFAGALACGGLTVEAVLGSRSPFDARIHAARGQRGQIDAAAAYRDLLGESSQVSQSHQNCDKVQDPYSLRCQPQVMGACLTQFRQAAEVLVVEANAVSDNPLVFAAEGDVISGGNFHAEPVAMAADNMALAIAEIGSLSERRISLMMDKHMSQLPPFLVGNGGVNSGFMIAQVTAAALASENKALAHPHSVDSLPTSANQEDHVSMAPAAGKRLWEMAENTRGILAVEWLSACQGLDLRDGLKTSPALEKARGLLRDKVAFYDKDRFFAPDIIAASELLASRCLNELVPAKLLPSL, from the coding sequence ATGAATGTGACTGCGCTAACCCTGATTCCAGGCCAACTGAGCCTTGCCCAACTGCGGGCCATCTACCAGCAGCCGGTAACCCTCAGCCTGGATGACAGCGCCACGGCGCAGATCGAAGCCAGTGTGGCGTGCGTGGAGCAGATTCTCGCCGAGAACCGCACCGCCTATGGCATCAACACCGGTTTTGGCCTGCTGGCCTCGACTCGCATTGCCAGCGAAGACCTGGAAAACCTCCAGCGTTCCCTGGTGCTGTCCCATGCCGCTGGGGTGGGTGAGCCGATCAGCGATGCGCTGGTCAGGCTGGTCATGGTGCTCAAGGTCAACAGCCTGAGCCGTGGGTTCTCCGGGATTCGTCGGCAGGTGATCGACGCGCTGATCGCACTGATCAACGCCGAGGTGTACCCGCACATTCCGCTTAAAGGTTCGGTCGGTGCATCCGGTGACCTGGCGCCGTTGGCCCATATGTCCCTGGTGCTGCTCGGCGAAGGCAAGGCGCGCTACAAGGGCGAATGGCTGGAGGCGACCGACGCGCTGAAAGTCGCCGGCCTGACGCCGCTGACCCTCGCCGCCAAAGAAGGCCTGGCCCTGCTCAACGGCACCCAGGTGTCCACCGCCTATGCCTTGCGCGGCCTGTTTGAAGGCGAAGACCTGTTCGCCGGCGCTCTCGCGTGCGGTGGCCTTACCGTGGAAGCGGTGCTCGGCTCGCGCTCGCCGTTCGACGCGCGGATTCATGCCGCACGCGGCCAACGTGGGCAGATTGACGCCGCTGCGGCCTATCGCGACCTGCTCGGTGAAAGCAGCCAGGTGTCCCAGTCCCACCAGAACTGCGACAAGGTGCAAGACCCTTACTCCCTGCGCTGCCAGCCGCAGGTCATGGGCGCCTGCCTGACCCAGTTCCGCCAGGCCGCCGAGGTGCTGGTGGTGGAGGCCAACGCCGTGTCGGACAACCCGCTGGTGTTCGCGGCCGAAGGCGATGTGATTTCCGGCGGTAACTTCCACGCCGAGCCGGTGGCCATGGCGGCCGACAACATGGCGTTGGCGATTGCCGAAATCGGTTCGCTCAGTGAGCGCCGTATCTCGTTGATGATGGACAAGCACATGTCGCAACTGCCGCCGTTCCTGGTGGGCAATGGCGGGGTCAACTCCGGCTTCATGATCGCCCAGGTCACCGCTGCGGCGCTTGCCAGCGAGAACAAGGCACTGGCCCATCCCCATAGCGTCGACAGCCTGCCGACCTCGGCCAACCAGGAAGACCACGTGTCCATGGCCCCGGCTGCGGGCAAGCGCCTGTGGGAAATGGCCGAGAACACCCGTGGCATTCTCGCTGTGGAATGGCTCTCCGCCTGCCAGGGCCTGGATCTGCGCGACGGCTTGAAAACCTCGCCCGCGCTTGAAAAGGCCCGTGGCCTGTTGCGTGACAAAGTGGCGTTCTACGACAAGGACCGCTTCTTCGCCCCGGACATCATCGCCGCCAGCGAACTGCTTGCCAGCCGCTGCCTGAATGAGCTGGTGCCGGCCAAGCTGCTGCCAAGTCTCTAA
- the hutI gene encoding imidazolonepropionase translates to MKTLWQHCHVATMAQGKYSIIEDAAMVTAGSLIEWIGPRSQAPTADYAQVHDLQGAWVTPGLIDCHTHTVFGGNRSGEFEQRLEGVSYADIAARGGGIASTVRATRAATEDQLFASAEKRLRSLLRDGVTTVEIKSGYGLDLANERKMLRVARRLGEALPVSVRATCLAAHALPPEYKDRADDYIEHICNEMLPALAAEGLVDAVDAFCEYLAFSTEQVERVFKVARQLGLPVKLHAEQLSSLHGSSLAARYQALSADHLEFMTEEDAIAMAAAGTVAVLLPGAFYFLRETQLPPMDALRKHGVKIAIASDLNPGTSPALSVRLMLNMACTLFRMTPEEALAGATQHAATALGMGDTHGSLEVGKVADFVAWQIDRPADLAYWLGGELDKRVVRHGVDVTV, encoded by the coding sequence ATGAAAACCCTTTGGCAACACTGCCACGTGGCAACCATGGCCCAGGGCAAATACTCGATTATCGAGGATGCCGCCATGGTGACTGCGGGCTCGCTGATCGAGTGGATCGGCCCGCGCAGCCAGGCGCCGACGGCGGATTACGCCCAGGTGCATGACCTGCAAGGCGCGTGGGTCACGCCTGGACTGATCGACTGCCACACCCACACCGTGTTCGGCGGCAACCGCAGCGGCGAATTCGAGCAGCGCCTTGAAGGCGTCAGCTACGCCGACATCGCGGCCCGGGGCGGGGGTATTGCCAGTACCGTGCGGGCCACCCGTGCTGCGACGGAAGATCAATTGTTTGCCAGTGCCGAAAAGCGCCTGCGCAGTCTTTTGCGCGACGGCGTGACCACGGTGGAGATCAAGTCCGGCTACGGCCTGGACCTGGCCAACGAACGCAAGATGCTGCGCGTGGCGCGGCGCCTGGGTGAAGCGCTGCCGGTGAGCGTGCGCGCCACCTGCCTGGCGGCTCATGCGTTGCCGCCGGAGTACAAGGACCGCGCCGATGACTACATCGAGCACATCTGCAATGAGATGCTGCCGGCCCTGGCCGCAGAGGGCCTGGTGGATGCGGTGGATGCGTTCTGTGAATACCTGGCGTTCTCCACCGAGCAGGTCGAGCGCGTGTTTAAAGTCGCCCGGCAACTGGGCTTGCCGGTGAAGCTGCATGCCGAGCAACTCTCGTCGCTGCACGGTTCCAGCCTGGCCGCGCGTTACCAGGCGTTGTCGGCGGACCACCTGGAGTTCATGACCGAGGAAGATGCCATCGCCATGGCCGCTGCCGGCACCGTTGCCGTGTTGCTGCCAGGGGCCTTCTACTTCCTGCGCGAAACCCAATTGCCGCCGATGGACGCCCTGCGCAAACACGGTGTGAAGATTGCCATCGCCAGCGACCTCAACCCCGGCACTTCGCCGGCGCTGTCGGTGCGCCTGATGTTGAACATGGCCTGCACCCTGTTCCGCATGACCCCGGAAGAAGCCCTGGCCGGCGCCACGCAACATGCGGCTACCGCCTTGGGCATGGGCGACACCCATGGTTCGCTGGAAGTGGGCAAGGTCGCGGATTTTGTCGCCTGGCAGATCGATCGCCCCGCCGACCTGGCCTATTGGCTGGGTGGCGAGCTGGATAAACGCGTTGTGCGCCATGGCGTCGACGTCACTGTTTGA
- the hutG gene encoding N-formylglutamate deformylase, with product MDKVLTFKQGRVPLLISMPHAGLRLTPAVETGLIPEAQSLPDTDWHIPLLYDFAEELGASTLAAEYSRFVIDLNRPADNKPLYAGATTGLYPETLFDGVPLFREGQAPSEAERATYLQKIWGPYHRTLQEELARLKAEFGYALLFDAHSIRSVIPHLFEGKLPDFNLGTFNGAACDPGLAGQLEAICARHPQYTHVLNGRFKGGHITRHYGNPAQDIHAVQLELCQSTYMEEVEPFRYRPDLAEPTQVVLKQLLQALLAWGQAHYR from the coding sequence GTGGATAAGGTTCTGACATTCAAACAAGGCCGCGTACCGCTGCTGATCAGCATGCCCCACGCCGGCCTGCGCCTGACGCCTGCGGTCGAGACCGGGTTGATCCCCGAGGCGCAAAGCCTGCCGGACACCGACTGGCATATTCCCTTGTTGTATGACTTTGCCGAGGAACTGGGCGCCAGCACCTTGGCGGCCGAGTATTCGCGGTTCGTCATCGACCTGAACCGGCCAGCCGATAACAAGCCGCTCTATGCGGGCGCCACCACCGGCCTGTACCCGGAGACGCTGTTCGATGGCGTGCCGTTGTTCCGTGAAGGGCAGGCACCGTCCGAGGCCGAGCGCGCCACCTACCTGCAGAAAATCTGGGGCCCGTATCACCGCACGCTGCAAGAAGAACTGGCGCGCCTCAAGGCCGAATTCGGCTACGCGCTGCTGTTCGACGCGCACTCGATCCGCTCGGTGATCCCGCACCTGTTCGAGGGCAAATTGCCGGACTTCAACCTCGGCACCTTCAATGGCGCCGCCTGCGATCCCGGACTGGCCGGCCAGCTGGAAGCCATCTGCGCCCGGCATCCTCAGTACACCCACGTGCTGAACGGGCGTTTCAAGGGCGGTCACATTACCCGCCACTACGGTAATCCGGCGCAGGATATTCATGCAGTGCAGTTGGAGTTGTGCCAGAGCACGTATATGGAAGAGGTTGAGCCGTTCCGCTATCGCCCGGACCTGGCCGAGCCGACCCAGGTGGTGTTGAAACAATTGCTGCAAGCCTTGCTGGCGTGGGGGCAAGCGCACTATCGATAA
- the pip gene encoding prolyl aminopeptidase — MQTWYPQIKPYARHDLAVDDVHTLYVDESGSPEGLPVVFIHGGPGSGCDAQSRCYFDPNLYRIVTFDQRGCGRSTPRASLENNTTWDLVADLERIREHLGIDKWVLFGGSWGSTLSLAYAQTHPERVHGLIVRGIFLARPQDIHWFYQEGASRLFPDYWQDYLAPIPVEERHDMIAAYHKRLTGNDQIAQMHAAKAWSGWEGRMLGLCPSPQHVERFSEPQRALSIARIECHYFTNNSFLEPDQLIRDMHKIAHLPGVIIHGRYDMICPLDNAWDLHQAWPNSELQVIREAGHAASEPGITDALVRATGEMARRLLDLPPEEA; from the coding sequence ATGCAGACTTGGTACCCGCAGATCAAACCCTATGCCCGGCACGATCTGGCAGTCGATGATGTTCACACCCTGTACGTCGATGAAAGCGGCTCCCCCGAGGGCCTGCCGGTGGTGTTCATCCATGGCGGCCCCGGCTCCGGTTGCGACGCGCAGAGCCGTTGCTACTTCGATCCGAACCTGTACCGCATCGTCACCTTCGACCAGCGCGGTTGCGGACGCTCCACCCCCCGCGCCAGCCTTGAAAACAACACCACCTGGGACCTGGTCGCCGACCTTGAGCGCATCCGCGAGCACCTGGGTATCGACAAATGGGTGCTGTTCGGTGGCTCCTGGGGTTCGACGCTGTCCCTGGCCTACGCGCAAACCCACCCCGAGCGTGTGCATGGCTTGATCGTGCGCGGCATTTTCCTGGCGCGTCCTCAGGACATTCACTGGTTCTACCAGGAGGGCGCGAGCCGGCTGTTCCCGGATTACTGGCAGGACTACCTGGCACCGATCCCGGTGGAAGAGCGTCACGACATGATCGCGGCGTATCACAAGCGTCTGACCGGCAACGACCAGATCGCCCAGATGCACGCGGCCAAGGCCTGGTCCGGCTGGGAAGGGCGCATGCTGGGCCTGTGCCCGAGCCCGCAGCATGTGGAGCGCTTCTCCGAGCCGCAGCGTGCCTTGTCCATTGCCCGCATTGAATGCCATTACTTCACCAATAACTCGTTTCTGGAGCCTGACCAGCTGATTCGCGATATGCACAAGATCGCCCATCTGCCCGGGGTCATCATCCACGGCCGCTACGATATGATTTGCCCGCTGGATAACGCCTGGGACCTGCATCAGGCCTGGCCGAACAGTGAGTTGCAGGTGATTCGCGAGGCGGGGCATGCCGCGTCCGAGCCCGGCATTACCGATGCGCTGGTCCGCGCAACCGGCGAAATGGCACGACGCCTGCTTGATTTACCGCCTGAGGAAGCATGA
- the dtd gene encoding D-aminoacyl-tRNA deacylase, with protein MKGLLQRVRGARVEVAGEIVGAIDQGLLVLVAVEPSDTPESADKLLHKLLNYRVFSDDEGKMNLSLKDVDGGLLLVSQFTLAADTKSGLRPSFSTAAPPALGAALFDHLLLQAQQLHGKVASGRFGADMQVYLVNDGPVTFLLQT; from the coding sequence ATGAAGGGCTTGTTGCAACGGGTGCGAGGCGCCCGTGTCGAGGTGGCCGGTGAAATAGTTGGGGCAATTGACCAGGGTTTACTGGTGCTGGTGGCCGTCGAACCTTCAGATACGCCCGAGAGCGCCGATAAACTGCTGCACAAGCTGCTTAACTATCGGGTGTTCAGCGACGATGAGGGCAAGATGAACCTGTCGTTGAAGGATGTCGACGGCGGGCTGCTGCTTGTATCGCAGTTCACCCTGGCGGCGGATACCAAAAGCGGACTGCGGCCGAGCTTCTCCACGGCAGCCCCGCCGGCCCTCGGAGCGGCGCTTTTTGATCACTTGTTGTTACAAGCGCAACAATTGCATGGCAAGGTGGCATCAGGGCGTTTTGGCGCGGATATGCAGGTGTATTTGGTCAATGATGGCCCTGTGACCTTTCTGTTACAGACCTGA
- a CDS encoding glucan biosynthesis protein G, which yields MIVSPCNAPKLSAKRLRNALVTGSALFCLFGAGQLWAFSLDDVSAKAKELAGQKYEAPRSNLPNEFREMKFADYQKIRFRNEKAEWADQNTPFKLSFYHQGMHFDTPVKINEVTADSVQEIKYDPNRFDFGDVKFDPKATEQLGYAGFRVLFPINKADKQDEIMTMLGASYFRVVGKDQVYGLSARGMAIDTALPSGEEFPRFTEFWIERPKPGDKHLVIFALLDSPRATGAYRLILRPGTDTVVDVKSQMYLRDKVSKLGVAPLTSMFLFGANQPSKVLNYRRELHDSSGLSIHAGNGEWIWRPLNNPKHLSVSNFSVENPRGFGLLQRGRNFSHYEDLDDNYDKRPSAWIEPEGDWGKGTVDLVEIPTADETNDNIVAFWSPAELPEVGKPLDVSYRLHWTLDDAAFHSPDSAWVKQTLRSTGDVKQSNLIRQPDGTVAYLVDFEGPALKKLLPDAPVRSQVSVGDNAELVENSVRYNEHTKGWRLTLRMKIKDASKPTEMRAALVQEIAQAEPEQVSTHVLKADKVLAKQHEKQAKKDAKEAKDKDAKQPEAAPAPVTPEPAKTEQVLTETWSYQLPADE from the coding sequence GTGATTGTTAGTCCCTGTAATGCACCAAAATTGTCTGCCAAACGGTTACGAAACGCACTGGTGACGGGCTCTGCCCTGTTCTGCCTGTTCGGCGCGGGTCAACTGTGGGCATTCAGCCTGGACGATGTATCGGCCAAGGCAAAAGAGCTGGCCGGGCAGAAATACGAAGCTCCGCGCAGCAATCTGCCGAACGAATTCCGCGAAATGAAATTCGCTGATTACCAGAAGATTCGTTTCCGCAATGAAAAAGCCGAGTGGGCCGATCAGAACACTCCGTTCAAGCTGTCCTTCTATCACCAGGGTATGCACTTCGATACACCGGTGAAAATCAATGAAGTCACCGCTGACAGCGTCCAGGAAATCAAGTACGACCCGAATCGCTTCGATTTCGGCGACGTGAAATTTGATCCGAAAGCTACCGAACAGTTGGGCTATGCTGGCTTCCGGGTGCTGTTCCCGATCAACAAGGCCGACAAGCAAGACGAAATCATGACCATGCTTGGCGCCAGCTATTTCCGCGTCGTCGGCAAGGACCAGGTGTATGGCCTGTCCGCCCGTGGCATGGCGATCGACACGGCGCTGCCGTCCGGTGAAGAATTCCCGCGTTTCACCGAGTTCTGGATCGAGCGTCCGAAGCCGGGCGACAAGCACCTGGTGATCTTCGCCCTGCTTGATTCCCCGCGTGCGACGGGCGCCTACCGCCTGATCCTGCGTCCGGGCACCGACACGGTGGTCGACGTCAAATCCCAGATGTACCTGCGCGACAAGGTGAGCAAGCTGGGCGTGGCCCCGCTGACCTCGATGTTCCTGTTCGGCGCCAACCAGCCATCCAAGGTCCTCAACTACCGTCGTGAACTGCACGATTCCAGCGGCCTGTCGATCCATGCCGGCAATGGCGAGTGGATCTGGCGCCCGCTGAACAACCCTAAACACCTGTCGGTCAGCAACTTCAGCGTGGAAAACCCGCGTGGGTTCGGTCTGCTGCAACGCGGTCGCAACTTCAGCCACTACGAAGACCTGGACGACAACTACGACAAGCGCCCAAGCGCCTGGATCGAACCTGAGGGCGACTGGGGCAAAGGCACCGTCGACCTGGTAGAGATTCCGACCGCTGACGAAACCAACGACAACATCGTTGCCTTCTGGAGCCCGGCCGAACTGCCGGAAGTCGGCAAGCCGCTGGATGTGTCCTACCGTCTGCACTGGACGCTGGACGATGCCGCCTTCCATTCGCCGGACAGTGCCTGGGTCAAGCAGACCCTGCGTTCCACCGGTGACGTGAAGCAATCCAACCTGATCCGTCAGCCGGATGGCACCGTCGCTTATCTGGTGGACTTCGAAGGCCCGGCCCTGAAGAAACTGCTGCCCGACGCTCCGGTGCGCAGCCAGGTGAGCGTTGGCGATAACGCTGAGCTGGTTGAAAACAGCGTGCGCTACAACGAGCACACCAAAGGCTGGCGCCTGACCCTGCGCATGAAGATCAAGGACGCGAGCAAGCCGACTGAAATGCGTGCGGCGCTGGTGCAGGAGATCGCACAGGCTGAGCCCGAGCAGGTGTCGACCCACGTGCTCAAGGCTGACAAGGTCCTGGCCAAGCAACACGAGAAACAGGCCAAGAAAGACGCCAAAGAGGCGAAGGACAAGGACGCCAAGCAGCCAGAAGCTGCCCCGGCCCCTGTCACGCCCGAGCCGGCCAAGACCGAGCAAGTCCTGACCGAAACCTGGAGCTACCAGTTGCCCGCCGATGAGTAA
- a CDS encoding transporter substrate-binding domain-containing protein, with translation MFKRYCSALLIGVVVLLHTGLLSAGAIDDAVRRGVLKVGTTPTYVPFEMTDKQGRIIGFEIDLLQAMSRALGVELELVAVPYTQLLPGLMENKFDLIGSGMTVTQERNLQLNFSDSFIVVGQSVLLNSRLAGRVSSIEDLDEAGYRIAVTEGTTGEAAAQRFLGAARLQRFIAPEDGVRQVVEGKADAFIYDAPYNLIAMTRPENSALLTLEQPFTFEPLAFGLKKGDYDSVNWINHFLNQVAQDGTYDQLHDKWFRDTAWLAEIE, from the coding sequence ATGTTCAAAAGGTATTGTTCGGCACTGCTGATAGGTGTTGTCGTATTGCTTCACACCGGCTTGCTCTCTGCCGGGGCGATTGACGACGCTGTGCGCCGTGGCGTGCTGAAAGTGGGCACCACGCCGACTTACGTACCGTTCGAAATGACGGACAAGCAGGGGCGCATCATAGGCTTCGAGATCGATTTGCTTCAGGCGATGAGCCGCGCGCTGGGGGTTGAACTCGAACTGGTCGCGGTGCCCTACACACAATTGCTGCCGGGGCTGATGGAGAATAAGTTCGACTTGATCGGCAGCGGCATGACGGTCACCCAGGAACGTAACCTGCAGCTCAACTTCAGTGATTCCTTTATCGTGGTGGGCCAATCCGTCCTGCTGAATTCGCGCCTGGCCGGCAGGGTATCGAGTATCGAAGACCTGGACGAGGCGGGTTATCGAATCGCGGTCACCGAAGGCACCACGGGCGAGGCCGCGGCGCAGCGCTTTCTGGGGGCGGCCCGGCTCCAGCGTTTCATAGCGCCGGAGGACGGCGTGCGCCAGGTGGTGGAGGGCAAGGCCGACGCCTTTATTTATGATGCGCCCTACAACCTGATCGCCATGACCCGGCCCGAGAACAGCGCATTACTGACGCTTGAGCAACCTTTTACCTTCGAACCCCTGGCGTTCGGCCTGAAAAAGGGTGATTACGACAGCGTCAACTGGATCAATCACTTCCTCAATCAAGTGGCCCAGGACGGCACCTACGATCAATTGCACGACAAGTGGTTCAGGGACACTGCCTGGCTCGCGGAGATTGAATGA
- a CDS encoding transporter substrate-binding domain-containing protein produces MKKYLSMLMLGVTALVAATAAQAGAIDDAVKRGTLKVGMDPTYMPFEMTDKRGEIIGFEVDILKAMAKSMGVKLELVSTGYDGIIPAFLTGKFDMIGSGMTLTQERNLRLNFSEPFIVVGQTLLIRKELEGTIKSYKDLNDEKYRLTSKLGTTGEMVAKKLIAKAKYHGYDNEQEGVLDVVNGKADAFVYDAPYNVVAEKKVGNGKLVFLDEPFTFEPLAFGLKKGDYDSVNFINNFLHQIKNDGTYDRIHDKWFKSSEWLKDME; encoded by the coding sequence ATGAAAAAGTATCTTTCGATGCTGATGCTCGGCGTCACTGCGCTGGTGGCGGCCACTGCGGCACAGGCCGGCGCCATCGATGATGCGGTCAAGCGCGGCACGCTGAAAGTCGGCATGGACCCGACCTACATGCCGTTCGAAATGACCGACAAACGTGGTGAAATCATCGGCTTCGAAGTCGACATCCTCAAGGCCATGGCCAAGTCCATGGGCGTCAAGCTGGAGCTGGTGTCCACCGGCTACGACGGCATTATCCCGGCCTTCCTGACCGGCAAGTTCGACATGATCGGCAGCGGCATGACCCTGACCCAGGAGCGCAACCTGCGCCTGAACTTCAGCGAACCCTTCATCGTGGTCGGCCAGACCCTGCTGATTCGCAAGGAGCTGGAAGGCACCATCAAGTCCTATAAAGACCTGAACGACGAAAAATACCGCCTGACCTCCAAGCTGGGCACCACCGGTGAGATGGTTGCCAAAAAGCTGATCGCCAAAGCCAAGTACCACGGTTATGACAACGAGCAGGAAGGTGTGCTGGACGTGGTCAACGGCAAGGCGGACGCCTTTGTCTACGACGCGCCGTACAACGTGGTCGCCGAGAAGAAAGTCGGTAACGGCAAGCTGGTGTTCCTTGACGAACCCTTCACCTTTGAGCCCCTGGCGTTCGGCTTGAAGAAAGGCGACTACGACAGCGTCAACTTCATCAACAACTTCCTGCACCAGATCAAGAACGACGGCACCTACGATCGCATCCATGACAAGTGGTTCAAGAGCTCCGAGTGGCTCAAGGATATGGAATAA